From the Penicillium oxalicum strain HP7-1 chromosome V, whole genome shotgun sequence genome, one window contains:
- a CDS encoding Serine/threonine-protein kinase SCH9 → MYIGEFFWNKRSTSCERSPPPVAPLSSSHVFPQCLRCSAASQAVARFGSLFSATIANLSNPMNSAGLEDEIADQIGSNGSTPTGVATPQPDPADKRLPSIMHNYFQVGSSSGDKSSLPRFWSYLSKPFPVDPSPSQIPFEASPEPSTAAASTISATTTRGSDTSSEPNVTMEQGDGEGLKQSECLPITSLPIPPHSLLQQPDEMDLGPGLDHTDGSSLLHMLKKYLAPPTSSTPPSRRQTSLPVSSVSDDTVLASHFSNPSIPSPPAPADATAAAGVAAITSDAYTPSAAPLHQHELPHVSISSENLAKLTPNAPDGARLKNTPPLTPRAMSNEDESADKKSKESAPHASESQESPASQTAEEEQPTPTDDMDRSTDEIAVKLDEAFPRRSSSTPQNGAPVGPIKGKLIVKITEARGLRPSFDPYVVCVFEWNEYISKGARSGEEEKKRRQMQSDAEAGVPMAIPMKSRQSSYNSAADGHDHKGRTAVTDPHWDHEAVFDVLGDQSEVDVTVYDRSNQEAFLGHVRLAINLKEDHSRLEGWFPLVARAAGDSQVSGEIHMQMQFEMTERRQVGPNDFQILKLIGKGTFGQVYQVMKKDTQRIYAMKVLSKKVIIQKKEVIHTLGERNILVRTAMTASPFIVGLKFSFQTPTDLYLVTDYMSGGELFWHLQREGRFQEARAKFYIAELILALQHLHDHDIVYRDLKPENILLDANGHIALCDFGLSKANLSQNDTTNTFCGTTEYLAPEVLLDEQGYTKMVDFWSLGVLVFEMCCGWSPFYAEDTQQMYKNIAFGKVRFPRDALSTEGRNFVKGLLNRNPKHRLGANGDAKELMAHPFFHDVDWVALGRKQVIPPFKPKLQSDLDTSNFDPEFTTALETNNSLHERAAALANGLMPGSTPLSPGMQANFKGFTFVNESSIDHHLKLDPADRMEEDPLNEEPWQRTHRATNSNDQRMSGVQRTDGPEAGIFNVDDNFDM, encoded by the exons ATGTACATCGGGGAGTTTTTCTGGAACAAGAGATCAACCAGCTGTGAAAGATCGCCTCCGCCGGTCGCAC CGCTATCCTCATCCCATGTCTTCCCACAATGTCTCCGGTGCTCCGCGGCCAGTCAAGCTGTCGCCCGCTTTGGCTCGCTCTTCTCTGCGACTATTGCTAATCTATCCAACCCGATGAATAGTGCCGGCCTTGAAGACGAGATCGCTGACCAGATTGGGTCAAACGGATCTACCCCTACGGGCGTCGCAACCCCTCAGCCTGATCCCGCCGACAAGCGTTTGCCTTCTATCATGCACAACTACTTCCAGGTTGGTTCTTCCTCTGGTGATAAGTCGAGTTTGCCGCGATTCTGGTCATATCTCTCGAAGCCCTTCCCGGTGGACCCCTCTCCATCACAAATCCCCTTTGAAGCATCGCCCGAGCCCTCCACCGCTGCTGCTAGTACAATCTCTGCCACCACGACTCGTGGCTCGGATACTTCATCCGAGCCTAATGTCACGATGGAGcagggagatggagaggggTTGAAGCAATCAGAGTGTTTGCCCATCACCAGCCTGCCCATCCCGCCTCATTCGCTGCTTCAACAGCCGGACGAGATGGACCTCGGGCCAGGTCTCGACCACACTGATGGGTCCTCCTTACTGCACATGTTGAAGAAATATCTAGCCCCACCCACATCCTCTACCCCTCCCTCCCGTCGCCAGACTTCGTTGCCCGTCTCCAGCGTCTCTGATGATACTGTTCTTGCCTCACATTTCTCCAACCCATccattccttctcctcccGCTCCCGCCGACGCcaccgctgctgctggtgtcgCCGCTATCACCTCAGATGCCTACACTCCCTCCGCAGCTCCTCTCCATCAACACGAGTTGCCACAcgtttccatttcttccgAGAATCTGGCCAAGCTGACTCCCAACGCGCCCGATGGGGCGCGTCTCAAGAATACCCCACCCCTGACCCCTCGGGCCATGTCCAACGAGGACGAGTCGGCCGACAAGAAGTCGAAAGAGTCCGCTCCCCACGCGAGTGAATCCCAGGAATCCCCGGCGAGTCAGActgcagaagaagagcaacCAACGCCGACCGACGACATGGACAGATCCACAGATGAGATTGCGGTGAAACTCGATGAAGCGTTCCCTCGCCGATCCAGCTCCACTCCGCAAAATGGAGCCCCCGTTGGTCCCATCAAAGGAAAGCTGATCGTGAAGATCACCGAGGCGCGCGGGTTGCGCCCCAGCTTCGATCCTTACGTTGTGTGTGTCTTTGAATGGAACGAATATATCTCAAAGGGAGCTCGATCAggcgaagaggagaagaagcggcgGCAGATGCAGTCGGATGCCGAGGCTGGTGTTCCCATGGCAATTCCGATGAAGAGTCGTCAGAGCAGTTATAACAGTGCCGCGGATGGTCATGACCACAAAGGTCGCACCGCCGTCACAGACCCTCACTGGGATCACGAAGCAGTCTT TGACGTTTTGGGCGATCAATCCGAAGTGGATGTCACGGTCTATGATCGGAGCAACCAGGAGGCTTTCCTCGGTCACGTGCGACTCGCGATCAACTTGAAGGAGGACCACAGTCGGCTGGAAGGCTGGTTCCCTCTGGTCGCCCGTGCGGCCGGTGACAGTCAAGTGTCGGGCGAGATTCACATGCAGATGCAGTTCGAGATGACGGAGCGCCGGCAGGTGGGCCCGAACGACTTCCAGATCTTGAAGCTCATCGGCAAGGGCACCTTTGGTCAAGTGTACCAAGTGATGAAAAAGGACACGCAGCGCATCTATGCTATGAAGGTGCTATCTAAGAAGGTCATCATTCAGAAGAAAGAAGTGATCCACACCCTTGGCGAGCGCAACATCCTCGTGCGTACAGCCATGACCGCCTCACCCTTCATTGTCGGCCTGAAATTCTCCTTCCAGACACCCACCGACCTCTACCTTGTCACGGATTACATGTCAGGCGGTGAATTGTTTTGGCATCTGCAACGCGAGGGCCGCTTCCAGGAGGCGCGAGCGAAGTTCTACATCGCCGAATTGATCTTGGCTCTTCAGCACTTGCACGACCACGACATTGTCTATCGGGATCTGAAGCCCGAGAACATTCTGTTGGATGCCAATGGACACATCGCTCTGTGTGACTTTGGTCTCTCCAAGGCCAACCTGAGCCAGAACGACACCACCAACACATTCTGTGGCACCACGGAGTACCTTGCCCCTGAGGTGCTTCTGGACGAGCAAGGCTACACGAAGATGGTGGACTTTTGGTCTTTGGGAGTCTTGGTCTTTGAGATGTGTTGTGGTTGGAGTCCCTTCTACGCCGAGGATACCCAGCAAATGTACAAGAACATTGCGTTCGGCAAGGTGCGATTCCCTCGCGATGCGCTTAGCACGGAGGGTCGCAACTTCGTCAAGGGTCTCCTCAACCGGAACCCCAAGCATCGCTTGGGCGCCAACGGTGATGCGAAGGAGTTGATGGCGCATCCCTTCTTCCACGATGTCGACTGGGTGGCCCTGGGTCGCAAGCAGGTCATCCCTCCATTCAAGCCAAAATTACAGTCCGATCTTGACACTTCTAACTTTGATCCCGAATTTACCACCGCTCTGGAGACGAACAACTCTCTGCACGAACGTGCTGCTGCCTTGGCCAACGGGTTGATGCCTGGATCTACCCCGTTGTCGCCTGGCATGCAAGCCAACTTTAAGGGCTTCACATTTGTGAATGAGAGTTCCATCGACCACCACTTGAAACTTGACCCTGCCGACCGCATGGAAGAGGATCCCCTGAACGAGGAACCTTGGCAGCGCACGCACCGAGCCACCAATTCAAACGATCAGCGCATGAGCGGTGTTCAAAGGACAGATGGGCCAGAGGCAGGGATCTTTAACGTTGACGATAATTTCGACATGTGA
- a CDS encoding Vacuolar-sorting protein snf7, translated as MWSWFGGAAAQKRKDAPKNAILSLRAQLEMLQKREKHLENQIAEQDAAARKHITSNKNGEADGWDNSKKILAAKAALRRKHQHEKNLEQTSAQVVQLEQQIYSIEAANINHETLQAMRTAGDAMKQIHNGMSIEEVDNTMDKLREQHMLSQEIGDAITNMPLGEQMDEGELEAELEGLEQEAMDERMLNTGPTPVGNRLEGLPAAGTAELNKPHAKDEEEDEEAELAKLKAEMAI; from the exons ATGTGGTCTTGGTTTGGCGGCGCCGCCGCGCAGAAGCGCAAGGATGCCCCCAAGAACGCTATCCTTAGTCTCCGCGCCCAGCTGGAAATGCTTCAAAAGCGGGAGAAACATCTTGAGAATCAGATCGCCGAGCAAGACGCCGCTGCGCGGAAGCACATTACCTCCAATAAAAATG GAGAGGCTGACGGTTGGGATAATTCCAAAAAAATTTTAGCTGCGAAGGCTGCGCTGCGACGGAAGCATCAACACGAGAAAAATCTTGAGCAAACCTCGGCGCAGGTTGTGCAGCTCGAACAACAGATCTATTCAATCGAGGCGGCGAACATTAATCACGAGACGCTTCAGGCGATGAGGACCGCCGGTGATGCTATGAAGCAAATTCACAATGGCATGAGTATTGAGGAAGTCGACAATACAAT GGACAAACTCCGAGAACAACACATGCTCAGCCAGGAAATTGGCGACGCGATTACGAACATGCCGCTGGGCGAGCAAATGGACGAGGGAGAACTGGAGGCCGAATTGGAAGGATTGGAGCAGGAAGCTATGGACGAGCGTATGCTCAACACAGGACCTACACCCGTCGGAAATCGGCTGGAGGGCCTCCCTGCTGCGGGCACTGCAGAAC TCAACAAGCCGCATGcgaaagacgaagaagaggacgaggaggccgaATTGGCCAAACTCAAGGCAGAAATGGCCATTTGA
- a CDS encoding Phosphoacetylglucosamine mutase, with translation MASQAIHKAITEAALQYEKPEGKVFQYGTAGFRMKADLLNTVVFAVGLLAGLRSKKLSGQWIGVMVTASHNPAEDNGVKLIDPMGEMLEAEWEQYATKLANAPLDKIADVYNELVKEIDVNMANPARVVFARDTRASGSRLVGVLSSALTATDVEFIDFKYMTTPQLHYVVRCKNTLGTQYEYGEPTENGYYEKLAASFKKVMKGVKVKGSLTVDCANGVGGPKLRDLIKYLDSAIEIKVVNDDVINPDSLNFDCGADYVKTKQRAPPSSKAAPLDRCASLDGDADRLVYYFVDESNVFRLLDGDRIATLAASFIGDLARNAGIAQKLKIGVVQTAYANGASTDYIEKVLKLPIICTNTGVKHLHHAALRFDVGVYFEANGHGTVTFSENALKVIKNTEPQSPAQQHALECLQALTDLINQAVGDALSDMLLVEAILAHKGWSPKEWLGTYTDLPSRLVRVEVHDRSIFKAYDAERKLESPAGLQDQIESLQSRYNKGRSFARASGTEDAVRVYAEAASRSEADDLATRVANAVREAGSESQ, from the exons ATGGCCTCCCAGGCTATTCACAAAGCAATTACGGAGGCAGCTCTCCAGTATGAGAAGCCCGAAGGCAAGGTCTTCCAGTATGGAACCGCAGGG TTTCGCATGAAGGC TGATCTCCTCAATACCGTCGTCTTTGCCGTGGGTCTCCTCGCCGGTCTCCGCTCAAAGAAGCTCAGTGGTCAATGGATCGGTGTGATGGTGACCGCCAGCCACAACCCAGCGGAGGATAATGGTGTGAAGCTGATTGATCCAATG GGCGAGATGCTAGAG GCCGAGTGGGAACAATACGCGACCAAGCTGGCGAATGCGCCGCTCGACAAAATCGCCGACGTTTACAATGAGCTTgtgaaggagattgatgtCAACATGGCCAATCCCGCCCGCGTGGTCTTCGCCCGTGATACTCGTGCGTCTGGATCGCGCCTGGTGGGTGTTCTGAGTTCGGCCCTGACCGCGACCGACGTTGAATTCATCGACTTCAAGTACATGACGACCCCCCAGCTCCACTACGTCGTGCGCTGCAAGAATACCCTGGGGACGCAATATGAGTACGGCGAGCCTACGGAAAATGGCTACTATGAGAAGCTCGCAGCATCCTTCAAGAAGGTCATGAAGGGTGTGAAGGTTAAGGGCTCTTTGACTGTTGACTGTGCGAATGGTGTTGGCGGTCCCAAGCTGCGAGACTTGATCAAGTACCTGGACTCCGCAATCGAGATCAAGGTTGTCAACGACGACGTGATCAACCCTGATAGCCTGAACTTTGAT TGTGGTGCCGACTATGTCAAGACGAAGCAGCGCGCCCCTCCGTCTTCTAAGGCGGCCCCTCTCGATCGCTGCGCTTCTCTTGACGGTGACGCCGATCGTCTGGTGTATTATTTTGTTGACGAAAGTAACGTCTTCCGCCTCTTGGACGGTGACCGCATCGCGACTCTCGCCGCCTCTTTCATCGGTGACCTCGCCCGCAATGCCGGCATTGCTCAAAAGCTGAAGATTGGAGTTGTCCAGACCGCCTACGCCAACGGTGCCAGCACCGACTACATCGAAAAAGTCCTGAAGCTGCCCATCATCTGCACAAACACCGGCGTCAAGCACCTCCATCACGCCGCTCTGCGCTTCGATGTTGGCGTCTATTTCGAGGCGAATGGTCACGGCACGGTCACCTTCTCCGAAAACGCCCTCAAGGTGATCAAGAACACCGAGCCCCAGTCTCCAGCCCAGCAGCATGCTCTGGAATGCCTCCAGGCTCTCACCGACCTCATCAACCAGGCCGTCGGTGATGCCCTTTCCGATATGCTCCTTGTCGAGGCCATTCTCGCGCACAAGGGCTGGTCCCCCAAGGAATGGCTGGGAACGTACACGGACCTGCCCTCCCGTCTGGTTCGCGTCGAAGTCCACGACCGTTCCATCTTCAAGGCATACGATGCCGAGCGCAAGCTCGAATCTCCCGCCGGTCTCCAGGACCAGATCGAGTCCCTTCAATCTCGTTACAACAAGGGACGTAGTTTCGCTCGTGCTAGCGGCACCGAGGACGCTGTTCGCGTCTATGCCGAGGCTGCTAGCCGCTCCGAAGCGGATGATCTCGCTACCCGCGTAGCTAACGCTGTGCGTGAGGCAGGCTCCGAGTCGCAGTAA
- a CDS encoding Glutamine--tRNA ligase, whose protein sequence is MDPAKPVELPERPKEAEPQAEPKQSKAAAKKEAKKAAKKALQQENSSRPKEAKPKPAKAPKAAAEPRDPDQMFKVGFLHDVYNERPISETHPKIRTRFPPEPNGFLHIGHSKAIAINFGFARYHGGECILRFDDTNPEGEEERYYNAIRDIVHWLGFTPVRETCASDNFDKLYEYAEDLIKRDGAYMCYCSKAEIKAGRGESESGQRGGERFACAHRDQPVEKSLEEFRAMRDGKYKAGEACLRMKQALLEDPRAQMWDLVAWRITESEEKAQHHRSGGTWKIYPTYDFAHCLCDSIEGITHSLCTTEFELSRVSYDWLNEKLDVYRPMQREYGRLNITGTVLSKRKIIKLVKDGHVRDWDDPRLYTLIALRRRGIPPGAILSFVNELGVTKAVTNVQMHRFDQSVRVFLETTVPRLMVVTEPLKVVIDDLPDDYEELVEVPFGKDASFGTHTVPFTKTVYIERSDFREVDSPDYFRLAPGKTVGLLKVPYPITATSFEKDPTTGVVTVVHAKYDKPAEGEPAPRPKTFIHWVGESAKHNSPIRAEIRAFNSLFKSEDPSAHPDGFLADINPDSEEIYKDAMIETGFNEIRRTAPWPKAAGETDVESNLHCIRFQGMRIAYFAVDRETTADKIILNRIVTLKDTQGKN, encoded by the coding sequence ATGGATCCTGCAAAGCCAGTCGAGCTGCCCGAACGGCCCAAGGAGGCCGAGCCCCAGGCCGAGCCGAAACAATCCAAGGCCGCCGCAAAGAAGGAAGCTAAAAAGGCCGCCAAAAAGGCCCTGCAGCAGGAGAACAGCTCTCGGCCCAAGGAGGCTAAGCCCAAGCCCGCTAAAGCTCCCAAGGCGGCTGCGGAGCCCCGCGACCCCGATCAGATGTTCAAGGTCGGCTTTTTGCACGATGTTTACAACGAGCGACCCATCTCGGAGACACACCCTAAGATTCGCACGCGTTTCCCTCCCGAGCCGAACGGGTTCTTGCACATCGGACACAGCAAGGCTATTGCGATCAACTTTGGGTTCGCGCGGTACCATGGCGGCGAATGTATCTTGCGTTTCGACGATACCAATCccgagggggaggaggagcgatATTACAATGCGATTCGGGATATCGTTCACTGGTTGGGTTTCACGCCGGTGCGGGAGACTTGCGCCAGTGACAACTTTGACAAGCTCTACGAGTACGCCGAGGATTTGATCAAGCGCGATGGAGCGTACATGTGCTACTGCTCCAAGGCGGAGATCAAGGCTGGACGTGGTGAGAGTGAGAGCGGACAGCGCGGTGGGGAGCGCTTTGCTTGCGCGCACCGGGACCAGCCCGTGGAGAAGTCGCTGGAGGAGTTCCGGGCGATGCGCGATGGCAAGTACAAGGCGGGCGAGGCCTGTCTGCGAATGAAGCAGGCTCTCCTGGAAGATCCCAGGGCGCAGATGTGGGATTTGGTGGCCTGGCGAATTACCGAGAGCGAAGAGAAGGCTCAGCATCACCGCAGTGGGGGCACATGGAAGATTTACCCGACTTATGACTTTGCGCACTGCCTGTGTGATAGCATTGAGGGGATCACGCATTCGCTCTGCACGACGGAATTTGAACTGTCTCGCGTCTCGTATGACTGGCTCAACGAGAAGCTGGACGTCTATCGCCCGATGCAGCGCGAGTACGGCCGATTGAATATCACCGGTACCGTTCTCTCCAAGCGTAAGATTATCAAGCTGGTCAAGGACGGTCATGTCCGCGACTGGGATGATCCGCGCCTGTACACTTTGATCGCTCTGCGGCGCCGTGGCATCCCTCCCGGGGCGATTCTCTCTTTCGTCAACGAGCTGGGTGTTACCAAGGCTGTGACGAATGTCCAGATGCACCGATTCGATCAGAGCGTGCGCGTCTTCCTTGAGACCACTGTTCCTCGTCTCATGGTCGTCACCGAACCCCTGAAGGTTGTCATCGACGATCTGCCCGATGACTACGAGGAGCTCGTCGAGGTGCCCTTCGGCAAGGACGCCTCCTTCGGCACGCATACCGTCCCCTTCACCAAGACCGTTTACATTGAGCGTTCCGATTTCCGCGAGGTTGATTCCCCTGATTACTTCCGTCTCGCTCCCGGCAAGACCGTCGGTCTCCTCAAGGTCCCCTATCCTATTACTGCTACTTCCTTCGAGAAGGACCCCACCACCGGCGTCGTCACCGTTGTGCACGCCAAATACGACAAGCCCGCTGAAGGCGAGCCCGCACCCCGCCCCAAGACCTTCATCCACTGGGTCGGCGAATCTGCCAAGCACAACAGCCCTATTCGCGCCGAGATCCGTGCCTTTAACTCTCTGTTCAAATCCGAGGATCCCTCTGCGCACCCCGATGGCTTCCTCGCGGATATTAACCCCGACTCAGAGGAGATCTACAAGGATGCGATGATCGAGACTGGATTTAATGAGATTCGCCGTACAGCACCGTGGCCCAAGGCTGCAGGTGAGACAGACGTCGAGTCGAATTTGCACTGTATCCGGTTCCAGGGCATGCGTATCGCTTACTTTGCTGTCGATCGCGAAACAACGGCTGATAAGATTATTTTGAACCGCATTGTGACTCTGAAGGATACTCAGGGTAAGAACTGA
- a CDS encoding Citrinin biosynthesis cluster MFS transporter mrr1 has translation MSASNRPSMENRHSTVDKWPQSTQPASRDSDSISCVSSADTEADQEALGKSLTVRTTRASDHMSLAERVTTIPTNMTSDPNYEVDWESENDPQNPKNWKLWYKSMSMVFLSWNTLIVVLYSTSYTSGVQQISEEFGASKTVVTLGLTVYLVGLAIGSMFTAPLSEIYGRKPVCVICLALFTILIIPCALAQSVTTLLVVRFFGAFFGSVMISTAPGMVADLVDDEHRALAFSIWSIGPLNGPVLGPVIGGFVTQYLGWRWMCWIALILSCVALGFAMILQETYAPTLLQRKAARLRKETDDSRWWSRYDQKASLYEILALNLSRPFVMAVTEPICIFWNIYIAVVYAILYLCFTAYPIVFRQIRGWDLGFSGLAFLGIGAGVLVTIACEPLVRRMINSHPKDPETGSVHPEAMVSFVCICSVLIPVGELWFAWTCAPASIHWIVPLLAGVPFGAGNTGVFIYASNYLTHSYGMYAASAMAGNSVIRSVLGGVLPLVGPYMYDSLGANWSGTLLGLLEVAIIPIPIIFYKYGYKIRMKSTLIVRMQEDKKKLEGKRARKTPRLAQKEKSTVIVGDVEKQNRED, from the exons ATGTCGGCTTCAAATCGGCCATCCATGGAGAATCGCCATTCTACTGTTGACAAATGGCCACAAAGCACTCAGCCCGCCTCGCGCGATTCCGACTCCATATCCTGTGTGTCGTCGGCAGATACAGAGGCCGATCAAGAGGCCTTGGGGAAGTCTTTGACCGTGCGAACGACAAGAGCCTCCGACCACATGTCTCTGGCGGAGCGTGTCACGACGATTCCAACGAACATGACATCGGACCCGAACTATGAGGTCGATTGGGAGAGTGAAAATGATCCCCAAAATCCAAAGAATTGGAAACTGTGGTATAAGTCAATGAGCATGGTGTTTCTGTCGTGGAACACGTTGATTGT CGTTCTATATTCGACTTCCTACACTTCTGGAGTCCAGCAGATCAGCGAAGAATTCGGGGCTTCCAAAACCGTCGTGACACTCGGGCTGACCGTATATCTCGTCGGTCTTGCAATTGGTTCAATGTTTACGGCCCCTCTCAGCGAAATCTACGGCCGAAAGCCTGTCTGTGTGATCTGTCTGGCGTTGTTCACAATTCTTATCATTCCTTGTGCCCTTGCACAGTCGGTCACCACTCTGCTTGTGGTTCGCTTCTTTGGGGCCTTTTTTGGCAGCGTGATGATCTCAACAGCGCCAGGCATGGTTGCTGATCTGGTGGACGATGAGCATCGAGCCCTTGCTTTCTCCATCTGGAGTATTGGACCCTTGAATGGACCTG TCTTGGGACCCGTCATCGGTGGATTCGTGACGCAGTATCTGGGCTGGCGTTGGATGTGCTGGATCGCGCTCATTCTCTCCTGCGTGGCGCTTGGCTTCGCCATGATTCTCCAAGAAACATATGCACCCACACTGCTGCAGAGAAAGGCGGCGCGGCTGCGCAAAGAAACGGATGACTCAAGATGGTGGTCACGCTATGATCAAAAGGCGAGCCTTTATGAGATTCTGGCGCTCAACCTGAGCCGGCCCTTTGTGATGGCCGTCACCGAGCCTATCTG CATCTTCTGGAATATCTACATCGCTGTCGTTTACGCCATCCTTTACCTCTGCTTCACGGCGTACCCTATCGTCTTCAGACAGATCCGCGGTTGGGATCTTGGATTCTCCGGCCTCGCATTCCTTGGGATTGGCGCGGGAGTGCTTGTCACTATTGCCTGCGAGCCCCTCGTTCGTCGAATGATCAACAGTCACCCCAAAGATCCAGAAACTGGCAGCGTCCATCCTGAAGCCATGGTCTCCTTTGTTTGCATCTGCTCCGTCCTCATTCCAGTCGGAGAGCTTTGGTTCGCATGGACTTGCGCACCGGCCTCGATCCACTGGATTGTACCGTTACTTGCAGGCGTTCCTTTCGGCGCAGGGAACACGGGCGTCTTCATCTATGCGTCGAACTATCTCACCCACAGTTACGGCATGTATGCAGCCTCCGCGATGGCCGGCAACTCGGTCATTCGGAGTGTACTAGGAGGTGTTTTACCGTTGGTGGGCCCATACATGTATGACAGCTTGGGTGCGAACTGGTCCGGTACGTTGTTGGGACTGTTGGAGGTGGCTATCATCCCGATCCCCATTATCTTCTACAAGTACGGGTACAAGATTCGCATGAAGAGCACATTGATTGTGCGCATGCaggaggacaagaagaagttgGAGGGTAAACGGGCGCGGAAGACGCCTCGGCTCGCTCAGAAAGAGAAATCCACGGTCATTGTAGGCGATGTGGAGAAGCAAAATCGTGAAGACTGA
- a CDS encoding Chromatin structure-remodeling complex subunit rsc7 — MPRKLRAAAQAAAKQMKNVPTLPDLSDEEMADAPPSQPSSPPPEAPTSPNDDPDAELENEEQDADESRAGTPDESKGDESNAASPTVGDPTQTDGAADTPSHAIGRPAIPRKRRLGRPPKNRPPDWDAPDGSQTPIRVTTPVKRRRGRPAASGGRWARNRGPVHNTQVPIDKEGNMMDVIGDEVALPPNPIGDSKVDENGHLLGGREYRVRTFTILNRGDKLYMLSTEPARCIGFRDSYLFFQKHKMLYKIIIDDEAKRDLIERDIIPHSYKGRAIGVVTARSVFREFGAKIVVGGKKVTDDYDEQAARERGDVEGELAVPEDKLPAPGEAYNRNQYVAWHGASSVYHTNAPAMPMVGGKPLDPKKRRIPVTDENWMLEHARAASQFNSRLVEIRRETMNGTYDVHTNTMQYPQIMQPTHARWERVPPSDMRSTAELMSSLSIEPHSSSENSRPGSAEKAVPSDQPSQQGQNATIFSPVPPHISNRYVVTDTVYESPPYSNMGLPGPDGDLLNPNPNGLASIADPKHPEFMSPEIIDLLPEECKEAFIDAAAREIQWKSKWGSESQNKMRAQPSKSYAWYP, encoded by the exons ATGCCTCGCAAGCTCCGCGCGGCCGCTCAAGCGGCTGCGAAGCAGATGA AAAATGTACCAACATTACCGGATCtctccgacgaggaaatgGCAGATGCGCCCCCATCACAGCCCTCGTCCCCTCCTCCGGAAGCTCCAACCTCTCCCAATGACGATCCAGACGCAGAGCTGGAGAATGAGGAACAAGATGCCGATGAATCACGCGCCGGTACGCCCGACGAGTCCAAGGGGGACGAAAGCAACGCGGCAAGTCCCACGGTGGGAGACCCAACACAGACTGATGGCGCGGCGGATACACCTTCACACGCGATCGGTCGCCCAGCAATCCCGCGCAAACGTCGCCTTGGTCGCCCTCCCAAGAACCGTCCCCCCGACTGGGATGCGCCCGACGGGAGTCAGACCCCAATTCGCGTCACCACTCCTGTCAAGCGCCGGAGAGGTCGCCCTGCCGCAAGTGGTGGTCGCTGGGCTCGAAACCGTGGCCCAGTGCACAATACCCAAGTTCCCATTGACAAGGAGGGGAATATGATGGATGTCATTGGCGACGAGGTCGCTCTTCCCCCTAATCCGATTGGAGACAGCAAAGTCGACGAGAACGGCCATCTTCTGGGAGGTCGGGAGTATCGAGTCCGCACGTTCACCATCCTCAACCGTGGAGACAAGCTTTACATGCTTTCAACGGAGCCAGCCCGATGCATTGGTTTTCGAGATTCGTATTTGTTCTTCCAGAAACACAAGATGCTTTACAAGATCATCATTgatgacgaggccaagcGCGATCTCATCGAGCGCGACATCATTCCTCATTCCTACAAGGGTCGTGCGATCGGTGTCGTCACGGCCCGGTCCGTGTTCCGCGAGTTCGGCGCGAAGATTGTCGTGGGTGGTAAGAAGGTCACGGACGACTATGACGAGCAGGCCGCTCGAGAGCGAGGCGATGTTGAGGGTGAGCTCGCCGTCCCGGAGGATAAACTTCCTGCTCCTGGCGAAGCATACAACCGTAACCAGTACGTCGCCTGGCATGGCGCTAGCAGTGTGTACCACACAAATGCGCCGGCGATGCCCATGGTCGGTGGGAAGCCTCTCGACCCCAAAAAGCGACGGATTCCAGTGACCGACGAGAATTGGATGCTCGAGCACGCGCGTGCCGCAAG CCAATTCAACTCTAGGCTCGTCGAGATTCGTCGGGAGACCATGAACGGCACCTACGACGTCCACACCAACACCATGCAATATCCTCAAATCATGCAACCTACCCACGCCCGCTGGGAGCGAGTTCCTCCGTCCGACATGCGCAGCACCGCTGAGCTCATGTCTTCACTCAGCATCGAGCCGCACAGTTCCTCCGAAAACTCAAGACCCGGCTCCGCGGAAAAGGCTGTCCCTTCTGACCAGCCCAGTCAACAGGGCCAAAATGCGACGATTTTCTCCCCCGTTCCTCCACACATCTCCAACCGCTATGTTGTCACGGATACCGTCTACGAATCACCACCTTATTCAAACATGGGTCTCCCCGGCCCAGACGGTGATTTACTGAACCCGAACCCTAATGGGCTCGCCAGTATTGCCGACCCGAAACACCCAGAGTTCATGTCCCCCGAGATCATCGATCTCTTGCCTGAGGAATGCAAAGAAGCATTCATCGATGCAGCAGCTCGTGAGATTCAATGGAAGTCCAAATGGGGCAGCGAGTCGCAGAACAAGATGCGTGCGCAGCCTTCGAAGAGCTACGCTTGGTATCCTTAA